A window of the Camelus dromedarius isolate mCamDro1 chromosome 5, mCamDro1.pat, whole genome shotgun sequence genome harbors these coding sequences:
- the LIN52 gene encoding protein lin-52 homolog isoform X5 has protein sequence MGWKMASPTDGTDLEASLLSFEKLDRASPDLWPEQLPGVAEFAASFKSPITSSPPKWMAEIERDDIDMLKELGSLTTANLMEKVRGLQNLAYQLGLDEYYSSTLGVDIYLTP, from the exons ATGGGTTGGAAGATGGCGTCTCCCACAGACG GGACAGATCTGGAAGCATCTTTGCTAAGTTTTGAAAAGCTTGACCGTGCTTCACCAGACCTTTGGCCAGAACAAT taCCAGGTGTtgctgaatttgcagcttctttcAAAAGC CCTATTACTAGTTCTCCACCCAAATGGATGGCTGAAATAGAACGTGATGACATCGACATGTTGAAAG AACTGGGGAGCCTCACCACAGCTAATTTGATGGAGAAAGTACGAGGCCTTCAGAACCTGGCCTATCAGTTGGGGCTGGATGAGT ATTATTCATCTACTCTAGGGGTTGACATTTACTTGACACCCTAA
- the LIN52 gene encoding protein lin-52 homolog isoform X6, producing the protein MGWKMASPTDGTDLEASLLSFEKLDRASPDLWPEQLPGVAEFAASFKSPITSSPPKWMAEIERDDIDMLKELGSLTTANLMEKVRGLQNLAYQLGLDESSAPY; encoded by the exons ATGGGTTGGAAGATGGCGTCTCCCACAGACG GGACAGATCTGGAAGCATCTTTGCTAAGTTTTGAAAAGCTTGACCGTGCTTCACCAGACCTTTGGCCAGAACAAT taCCAGGTGTtgctgaatttgcagcttctttcAAAAGC CCTATTACTAGTTCTCCACCCAAATGGATGGCTGAAATAGAACGTGATGACATCGACATGTTGAAAG AACTGGGGAGCCTCACCACAGCTAATTTGATGGAGAAAGTACGAGGCCTTCAGAACCTGGCCTATCAGTTGGGGCTGGATGAGT